The genomic interval AAGGACAATTCTGAGTCATTGCCACAGTTAGTGCAATAAGAGTTTTTTCCCGTTCACTTAATTTGCCGGCCAAAGTTGAGGCACCGTAGTAATCAAAAAATTTAGTGCCCTGATCCGGTGCGTATTGGGTAATATCGGGAAAATCCGCCAGATCTTCCGGTTCATAATAATTTGATGCCATATTTATATTCCT from Pseudomonadota bacterium carries:
- a CDS encoding arsenosugar biosynthesis-associated peroxidase-like protein, producing MASNYYEPEDLADFPDITQYAPDQGTKFFDYYGASTLAGKLSEREKTLIALTVAMTQNCPYCIDAYTNKCLSLGISEDEMMEAVHVGASMMAGITLVHSTQMRKIIRKKSM